In Populus alba chromosome 1, ASM523922v2, whole genome shotgun sequence, a single window of DNA contains:
- the LOC118033998 gene encoding metallothionein-like protein type 2: MSGSGCSCGSDCKCGSGCKCGMYPDLGISESTTTETIIAGFAPVQMFYERSEMNFGAENGCKCGSSCTCDPCSCK, encoded by the exons ATGTCTGGATCAGGTTGTAGCTGTGGATCTGACTGCAAGTGCGGCAGTGGCTGCAA ATGTGGCATGTACCCTGACCTAGGTATCTCAGAAAGCACCACAACTGAGACAATCATTGCAGGTTTTGCACCAGTTCAGAT GTTCTATGAGAGGTCGGAGATGAACTTTGGTGCTGAGAATGGCTGCAAGTGTGGATCAAGCTGCACCTGTGATCCATGCTCTTGCAAATGA